A stretch of the Arvicola amphibius chromosome 8, mArvAmp1.2, whole genome shotgun sequence genome encodes the following:
- the Slc35d3 gene encoding solute carrier family 35 member D3, giving the protein MRQLCRGRVLGISVAIAHGVFSGSLNILLKFLISRYQFSFLTLVQCLTSSTAALSLELLRRLGLIAVPPFGLSLARSFAGVAVLSTLQSSLTLWSLRGLSLPMYVVFKRCLPLVTMLIGVLVLKNGAPSPGVLAAVLITTCGAALAGAGDLTGDPVGYVTGVLAVLVHAAYLVLIQKASADTEHGPLTAQYVIAVSATPLLVICSFASTDSIHAWTFPGWKDPAMVSIFVACILIGCAMNFTTLHCTYINSAVTTSFVGVVKSIATITVGMVAFSDVEPTSLFIAGVVVNTLGSIIYCVAKFVETRRQSNYEDLESQAAAAVEEPLSSGDLLPFAMEELPAEGGNSGSEGAERAGGSIQQGGQEARGSPKGVSLVPGSSSIEEHSAEGSRKSLKDTYLEVWRLVRGTKYMKKDYLIENEELPSP; this is encoded by the exons ATGCGGCAACTGTGCCGGGGCCGAGTGCTGGGCATCTCGGTAGCTATCGCGCACGGGGTCTTCTCCGGCTCGCTCAACATCCTGCTCAAGTTCCTCATCAGCCGCTACCAGTTCTCCTTCCTGACCCTGGTGCAGTGCCTGACCAGCTCCACCGCGGCGCTGAGCCTGGAGCTGCTGCGGCGCCTGGGGCTCATCGCCGTGCCCCCCTTCGGCCTGAGCCTGGCTCGCTCCTTCGCGGGGGTCGCGGTGCTCTCCACGCTGCAGTCCAGCCTCACTCTCTGGTCGCTGCGTGGCCTCAGCCTGCCCATGTACGTAGTCTTCAAGCGCTGCCTGCCCCTAGTCACCATGCTCATCGGCGTGCTGGTGCTCAAGAACGGCGCGCCCTCGCCAGGGGTGCTGGCAGCCGTGCTCATCACCACCTGCGGCGCCGCCCTGGCAG GAGCTGGTGACCTGACAGGCGACCCCGTTGGGTACGTAACGGGAGTGCTGGCGGTGTTGGTGCACGCCGCCTACCTGGTGCTGATCCAGAAGGCGAGCGCAGACACGGAGCACGGGCCTCTCACCGCACAGTATGTCATCGCGGTCTCCGCCACCCCTCTGCTGGTCATCTGCTCATTCGCCAGCACCGACTCCATCCACGCTTGGACCTTTCCAGGATGGAAGGACCCCGCCATGGTTTCCATCTTCGTGGCCTGTATCCTGATCGGCTGTGCCATGAACTTCACCACACTACACTGCACCTACATCAACTCCGCGGTGACCACCAGCTTCGTGGGCGTGGTGAAGAGCATTGCCACTATCACGGTGGGCATGGTGGCCTTCAGCGACGTGGAGCCCACCTCTCTGTTTATTGCTGGAGTCGTGGTGAACACCCTGGGCTCCATTATTTACTGCGTGGCCAAATTCGTGGAGACCAGAAGGCAGAGCAACTACGAGGATTTGGAAtcacaggcagcagcagcagtggaggagCCGCTGTCAAGTGGGGACCTGCTACCTTTTGCTATGGAGGAGCTGCCCGCCGAGGGTGGAAATAGCGGTTCGGAGGGTGCAGAAAGGGCAGGTGGCTCCATACAGCAAGGTGGGCAAGAGGCAAGGGGCAGTCCCAAAGGGGTCTCACTGGTCCCTGGGAGCTCAAGCATAGAAGAGCATTCTGCTGAAGGGAGCAGGAAGTCCTTAAAGGACACTTACTTGGAAGTGTGGAGGTTAGTGAGGGGAACTAAGTATATGAAGAAGGATTATTTGATAGAAAATGAGGAGTTACCCAGTCCTTGA